Proteins found in one bacterium genomic segment:
- a CDS encoding helix-turn-helix domain-containing protein has protein sequence MEKRKKRSPAFAVGFETGYEQFKIGLVLRTAREKAGLTQDEVATRLSTKKSAISRIENHAEDIRLSTLEKFAEAIGKRLTLKIA, from the coding sequence ATTGAGAAGCGGAAAAAGCGGTCACCCGCTTTCGCGGTCGGATTTGAAACTGGGTACGAACAGTTTAAGATCGGACTCGTCCTTCGTACGGCTCGCGAAAAAGCGGGGCTCACGCAGGATGAAGTCGCCACACGCCTGAGCACAAAGAAATCGGCCATCTCCCGGATTGAGAATCACGCGGAGGATATCAGGTTATCCACACTAGAGAAGTTCGCCGAGGCTATTGGCAAACGGTTGACTCTGAAAATTGCCTGA
- a CDS encoding type II toxin-antitoxin system PemK/MazF family toxin: MNRGEIWRASLGEPEGSGPGYRRPVLIVQSDEFNRSRIGTVIVAALTSNVALAQAPGNILIKARHAGLAKDSVVNVSQVITVDKQCLTEKVKKVEASVMAEVDNGIRLVLAI, from the coding sequence ATGAACCGGGGCGAGATTTGGAGGGCTTCTCTGGGGGAACCGGAAGGGTCGGGGCCGGGCTATCGGCGACCTGTCCTTATTGTTCAATCAGATGAGTTCAACCGTAGCCGGATCGGCACCGTCATTGTTGCGGCTCTGACATCCAATGTTGCGCTCGCCCAGGCTCCTGGCAATATCTTGATCAAGGCACGACATGCGGGCCTTGCCAAGGATTCCGTGGTCAACGTGTCTCAGGTGATCACGGTTGACAAGCAGTGTCTGACGGAAAAGGTCAAAAAGGTGGAGGCGTCTGTCATGGCGGAAGTCGATAACGGAATCCGACTTGTTTTGGCGATTTGA
- a CDS encoding pyridoxamine 5'-phosphate oxidase family protein: protein MISEKLQEIMKKDGVVAIATLGPDGPHLVNTWNSYLRISQDERLFIPAGYMHKTEANIARHPDVLITLGSSKVEGLHGAGAGFLIKGKARFVTSGPDFDFMKEKFSWLRATLAVTIESATQTW, encoded by the coding sequence ATGATCTCAGAAAAACTGCAGGAAATCATGAAGAAGGACGGCGTGGTTGCGATTGCCACCCTAGGGCCTGATGGGCCCCATCTGGTCAATACGTGGAATAGTTACCTCAGGATATCGCAAGATGAACGGCTGTTCATCCCCGCCGGATATATGCACAAGACGGAGGCCAACATTGCCCGCCATCCAGATGTCTTGATTACCCTGGGGAGCAGTAAGGTGGAGGGGCTGCATGGAGCGGGTGCCGGTTTCCTGATCAAGGGAAAGGCGAGGTTCGTGACGTCCGGCCCTGATTTTGATTTCATGAAAGAGAAGTTCAGCTGGCTGCGTGCGACCTTGGCCGTCACCATTGAATCTGCCACTCAAACCTGGTAA